Proteins from a genomic interval of Treponema succinifaciens DSM 2489:
- a CDS encoding response regulator transcription factor → MYNILTCDDEQIMIDSLQFIIKKNFEGQVNLFSALSGSDAVSIVSREKIDIIFMDINMPGMSGLDAISCIKSLKPSAVIIVLSAFDKFQYAQEAMNIGAYKYITKPVNRNIVIQTVRNAMNLVDERNGTTSGNLELQKKLDIVYPMIESDFIYSCIFSKAKNEDFKSYLDYFNMKVDEFFFACIEIPGSEKNIYEACAKIRKIISQKFKCLAGSFMTNRVAVFVSMEKSAEIFEDDFHSAAREIFTLLSVEIGQKLRAGISNISGKLEEVSDRCKDAIQALNRTSPDGGLLFSDELLNSSSGDEKIQELCERILNRLKLGDAAGVQFLAEHYIGELYEQNFPLDKIKGNIFEILIEAKNSAKSASSSWKNAAFENIFSDLSKIDSKTELLNFFKNRLSECAAFICSSKDEKENPLVKKVFGYIQEHIAENFSLDDAASFAGVSSFYLSKLFKEETGETFINYVTDRRLEKGRLMLCETELSIKEISAEIGYNDQNYFSRIFKNKFGISPTDFRNTNRNSESL, encoded by the coding sequence ATGTATAACATTTTAACTTGTGATGACGAGCAGATTATGATTGACTCGCTTCAGTTTATAATCAAAAAGAATTTTGAAGGGCAGGTGAATTTATTTTCTGCATTGTCTGGAAGCGATGCTGTTTCTATTGTGAGCCGGGAAAAAATCGACATAATTTTTATGGACATAAATATGCCGGGAATGAGCGGACTTGACGCAATCAGCTGCATAAAAAGTCTTAAGCCTTCCGCAGTGATTATTGTCTTGAGCGCGTTTGATAAATTTCAGTATGCGCAGGAAGCCATGAACATTGGAGCGTACAAATATATTACAAAGCCCGTAAACCGCAACATTGTAATTCAAACTGTTCGCAATGCCATGAATCTTGTTGACGAGCGCAACGGAACAACTTCTGGAAATTTGGAGCTTCAGAAAAAACTGGATATTGTCTACCCGATGATTGAAAGCGATTTTATTTACTCGTGCATTTTCAGCAAGGCGAAGAACGAAGACTTTAAAAGCTATCTTGACTATTTTAACATGAAAGTTGATGAATTCTTTTTTGCCTGCATAGAAATTCCCGGTTCTGAAAAAAATATATACGAAGCTTGCGCAAAAATCAGAAAAATTATTTCGCAAAAATTCAAATGCTTAGCCGGCTCATTTATGACAAATAGAGTCGCTGTATTTGTTTCTATGGAAAAATCAGCGGAAATTTTTGAAGATGATTTTCATTCTGCGGCAAGGGAAATATTTACGCTTTTGTCTGTGGAAATCGGGCAGAAGCTTCGGGCTGGAATAAGCAACATCTCCGGCAAGCTTGAAGAAGTTTCTGACCGCTGCAAAGATGCGATTCAGGCTTTGAACAGAACTTCTCCAGACGGAGGACTTTTATTTTCTGATGAGCTTTTGAATTCTTCTAGCGGCGATGAAAAAATTCAGGAGTTGTGCGAGCGCATTTTGAACCGTTTAAAGCTTGGTGATGCTGCCGGAGTTCAGTTTTTGGCAGAGCATTATATTGGGGAGCTTTACGAGCAAAATTTTCCGCTGGATAAAATAAAAGGAAACATTTTTGAAATTTTGATTGAAGCAAAAAATTCTGCAAAGTCCGCAAGTTCTTCATGGAAAAATGCTGCGTTTGAAAATATTTTTTCTGACTTGAGCAAGATTGACTCCAAGACGGAGCTTTTGAATTTTTTTAAGAACAGGCTTTCCGAGTGCGCGGCTTTTATTTGCAGTTCAAAAGATGAAAAAGAAAATCCGCTTGTAAAAAAAGTCTTCGGATATATTCAGGAACACATCGCGGAAAATTTTTCGCTTGATGATGCGGCTTCTTTTGCAGGTGTAAGTTCTTTTTATTTGAGCAAACTTTTTAAAGAAGAAACAGGCGAAACTTTTATAAACTATGTGACGGACAGGCGGCTGGAAAAAGGTCGGCTCATGCTTTGTGAAACCGAGCTTTCTATAAAGGAAATTTCTGCGGAAATTGGCTACAACGATCAGAATTATTTCAGCAGAATTTTTAAGAACAAGTTTGGAATTTCGCCAACTGATTTTAGAAACACAAATAGAAATTCGGAGTCCTTATGA
- a CDS encoding sugar ABC transporter substrate-binding protein, with the protein MKKTFLVLAVFLAFIFAGCAKSKRTFSVQKQNSFVDEKKTTIGFSIDTLAIERWQRDLDVFMARARDFDADVIVQNAGNNVEVQKKQLMYLLDKNVDVVVVLAKVADSLKDEIEKIRAKNIPVIAYDRLILNTKIDLYITIDSGQVGVIMGKELQRIAPLRNWLCILGPQEDYNMEMLLRGLSGTIKTSLPIINEIFYTQDWNYDLSRQKMLDVITSGKIPGAIICGNDAVADSVISVLQTYYPDKHIPICGQDADIAACQNIVRGLQDFTVYKPIVDLARTAAEISVRVARGEKIQSLSNLKSIDNNFAEIPAILLKPVLVTKNNIDDVIIDSGFHTYGEVYME; encoded by the coding sequence ATGAAAAAAACTTTTTTAGTTTTGGCAGTTTTTCTTGCATTTATTTTTGCCGGATGCGCAAAGAGCAAGAGAACTTTTTCTGTGCAGAAGCAAAATTCTTTTGTGGATGAAAAGAAAACTACAATCGGATTTTCTATAGACACTCTTGCAATTGAACGGTGGCAAAGGGACTTGGATGTTTTTATGGCGCGCGCAAGAGATTTTGATGCGGATGTTATTGTTCAGAATGCGGGCAACAATGTTGAAGTTCAGAAAAAACAGCTCATGTATCTTCTGGATAAAAATGTGGATGTGGTTGTTGTTCTTGCAAAAGTCGCAGATTCTCTTAAAGATGAAATTGAAAAAATCCGTGCAAAAAATATTCCTGTCATTGCCTACGACCGCCTGATTTTGAACACAAAAATTGATTTGTACATTACGATTGATTCTGGGCAAGTCGGCGTGATTATGGGAAAAGAGCTTCAGCGTATTGCGCCTTTGCGTAACTGGCTTTGTATTTTGGGACCGCAGGAAGACTACAACATGGAAATGCTTTTGCGCGGACTTAGCGGAACTATAAAAACTTCCTTGCCGATTATAAATGAAATTTTTTACACTCAGGACTGGAACTATGATTTGTCCCGTCAGAAAATGCTTGACGTTATTACAAGCGGAAAAATTCCAGGCGCGATTATCTGCGGAAACGATGCGGTTGCGGACAGCGTGATTTCTGTTTTGCAGACTTACTATCCGGATAAGCACATTCCTATTTGCGGACAAGATGCTGACATTGCCGCTTGCCAAAATATTGTGCGCGGGCTTCAGGACTTTACTGTTTACAAACCGATTGTGGATCTTGCCAGAACTGCCGCTGAAATTTCAGTGAGAGTTGCACGCGGAGAAAAAATCCAGTCGCTTTCTAATTTAAAATCAATCGATAATAATTTTGCAGAAATTCCTGCGATTCTTTTAAAGCCTGTGCTGGTTACAAAAAACAATATAGACGATGTTATAATTGATTCCGGTTTTCACACTTATGGTGAAGTTTACATGGAATAG
- a CDS encoding AAA family ATPase, giving the protein MKVVTKAELDECFDYINKCRAEVAKRVVGQKDVVDGIITALIAGGHVLLEGVPGLAKTLAVKTFADVSGLEYKRIQFTPDLLPADVSGTLIYEQGTGKFSVRKGPVFSNLVLADEINRAPAKVQSALLEAMAEHQVTIGETTYKLNEPFFVLATQNPIEQEGTYSLPEAELDRFLLKLLISYPTPEEEISIIKSEGRADEIPVNKVFSAAALQKCRDAVDAVTVADKMLAYIVSIVNFTRADVALKMNRRNDIQRYISFGVSPRAGIALLRCAKVHALFENRSFVLAEDVQAVAKPVLRHRLVLNYEAAADNISADSLISKIIDLMPVP; this is encoded by the coding sequence ATGAAAGTTGTTACAAAAGCTGAACTTGATGAATGTTTTGATTATATAAATAAATGCCGCGCGGAAGTTGCAAAGCGTGTTGTTGGCCAGAAAGATGTTGTGGACGGAATCATCACAGCTCTTATTGCAGGCGGCCATGTTCTTCTTGAAGGCGTTCCGGGGCTTGCAAAAACTTTGGCGGTAAAAACTTTTGCTGATGTTTCAGGACTTGAATATAAAAGAATTCAGTTTACGCCGGATCTTCTTCCTGCTGATGTTAGTGGAACGCTGATTTATGAACAAGGTACTGGAAAATTTTCTGTTAGAAAAGGACCTGTGTTTTCAAATCTTGTTCTTGCGGACGAAATAAACCGCGCGCCGGCAAAAGTTCAGTCTGCTCTGCTTGAGGCTATGGCGGAGCATCAGGTTACAATCGGGGAAACAACTTACAAGCTGAACGAGCCTTTTTTTGTTCTTGCCACGCAAAATCCGATTGAGCAGGAAGGAACTTATAGTCTTCCAGAAGCGGAACTTGACCGTTTCTTGCTTAAGCTTCTTATTTCATATCCTACGCCGGAAGAAGAAATTTCAATTATAAAGTCGGAAGGCAGGGCAGATGAAATTCCTGTGAACAAAGTCTTTTCCGCGGCTGCTCTTCAAAAATGCCGGGACGCTGTGGACGCTGTTACTGTTGCTGACAAAATGCTTGCCTACATAGTTTCGATTGTGAATTTTACAAGAGCCGATGTCGCATTAAAAATGAACCGCCGCAACGACATTCAGCGTTACATTTCATTTGGAGTTTCTCCTCGTGCTGGAATTGCTCTTTTAAGATGCGCAAAAGTTCATGCGCTTTTTGAAAACAGAAGCTTTGTTCTTGCGGAAGATGTTCAGGCTGTTGCAAAGCCGGTTTTAAGGCACAGGCTTGTTTTGAATTATGAAGCTGCTGCGGATAATATTTCTGCGGACAGCTTGATTTCAAAAATCATAGACTTGATGCCAGTTCCATGA
- a CDS encoding DUF58 domain-containing protein: protein MKNDISRRASLLHLSSLSLAEKMKSGSFRSLYRGRGIEFSGVREYLRGDDVRAIDWNVTARMGKPFVKVFEEERELDVFIVADASLSMCVGTSQQTKIEKAMECASLLTLASFYNSSPVGAVVFDGELEFFCSPESGKKHSLMLLSHFELDRKKQKAGSVLDSALRGAEKLLKKRSLVFVISDFRAAEWHASFARLCQKNDVIAINIVDSSDYNIPSVGSVLFADPETGYEAVLPTSSQKFIRGWREENEQRKENWFKECVRHGGIPLFISTVQDPAAELIKFFSSRHRHSF, encoded by the coding sequence ATGAAAAACGACATAAGCCGCCGTGCTTCCCTTTTGCATTTGTCTTCTCTTTCTCTTGCTGAAAAAATGAAAAGCGGTTCATTTCGTTCGCTTTACCGTGGACGAGGAATTGAATTCAGCGGAGTCCGTGAATATCTACGAGGCGATGATGTGCGTGCAATTGACTGGAATGTTACGGCAAGAATGGGAAAACCTTTTGTAAAAGTTTTTGAAGAAGAACGTGAACTCGATGTCTTTATAGTTGCCGACGCTTCTCTTTCAATGTGCGTGGGAACAAGCCAGCAGACAAAAATTGAAAAAGCAATGGAGTGCGCTTCTCTTTTAACGCTTGCTTCATTTTATAATTCAAGTCCTGTTGGCGCCGTTGTTTTTGACGGTGAGCTAGAATTCTTTTGTTCTCCTGAATCTGGAAAAAAACATTCGCTTATGCTTTTGTCCCATTTTGAGCTTGACAGAAAAAAACAAAAGGCTGGTTCTGTTCTTGACAGCGCGCTTAGGGGTGCAGAAAAGCTTTTAAAGAAAAGAAGCCTTGTCTTTGTTATTTCTGATTTTAGGGCTGCGGAATGGCATGCTTCTTTTGCGCGTCTTTGCCAGAAAAATGATGTCATTGCAATAAATATAGTTGATTCTTCTGATTACAATATTCCTTCCGTTGGCTCTGTTCTTTTTGCAGATCCAGAAACAGGATACGAAGCAGTTCTTCCGACTTCAAGTCAGAAATTTATCCGCGGATGGAGAGAAGAAAATGAGCAGCGCAAGGAAAACTGGTTTAAAGAATGCGTGCGCCACGGAGGAATTCCTTTGTTTATAAGCACTGTTCAAGATCCTGCTGCAGAACTTATAAAATTTTTCAGCAGCAGGCACAGACATTCATTTTAG